A region of Lycium barbarum isolate Lr01 chromosome 3, ASM1917538v2, whole genome shotgun sequence DNA encodes the following proteins:
- the LOC132632797 gene encoding protein Dr1 homolog isoform X2 — protein sequence MEQMDIVGKTKEDASLPKATMTKIIKEMLPPDVRVARDTQDLLIECCVEFINLISSESNEVCNREDKRTIAPEHVLKALEVLGFGEYIEEVYAAYEQHKLETVDTVRAGKWGNNVAEMTEEEALAAQQRMFAEARARMNGVVTVPLKQQDSEASMNGVVTVPPKQQDSEARMNGVVTVPPKQQDSEARMNGVVPVPPKQEDVEAKQKLDS from the exons ATGGAACAGATGGATATAGTTGGTAAGACGAAGGAGGATGCTTCGCTTCCTAAAG CAACTATGACAAAGATTATTAAAGAAATGTTGCCCCCTGATGTTCGTGTTGCCCGAGATACTCAGGATCTTTtgattgaatgttgtgtag AGTTCATCAATCTTATCTCATCAGAATCAAATGAAGTTTGTAATAGAGAAGATAAACGAACAATAGCACCAGAACATGTACTCAAGGCTTTAGAG GTTCTTGGCTTTGGGGAATATATTGAAGAAGTTTATGCCGCATATGAACAACACAAGCTGGAGACTGTG GACACTGTGAGAGCTGGGAAGTGGGGCAATAATGTAGCTGAAATGACGGAAGAAGAAGCGTTAGCTGCACAACAGAGGATGTTTGCTGAAGCACGTGCGAGGATGAATGGAGTTGTTACAGTTCCACTCAAACAGCAAGACTCAGAAGCGAGTATGAATGGAGTTGTTACAGTTCCACCCAAACAGCAAGATTCAGAAGCGAGGATGAATGGAGTTGTTACAGTTCCACCCAAACAGCAAGATTCAGAAGCGAGGATGAATGGAGTTGTTCCAGTTCCGCCCAAACAGGAAGACGTAGAAGCGAAGCAAAAATTGGATAGCTAA
- the LOC132632796 gene encoding protein MIZU-KUSSEI 1 produces MKTMMAKSFQDLSSKRQFHWTAKVSNEEEQQEQEQEQEEATLENPSPKHPSNRNEEVKTPTENIKAQSFKNPEVSTTKSSTLNTIHENKTDDIQSASATRRKLQTVAVARLKSVLTAFGRNKGNLQQGLGTRVVGTLFGHRRGHVHFAFQKDSTTQPAFLVELATPISGLVREMASGLVRIALECDKEEEKKVTRLIDEPIWRTYCNGKKCGFATRREIGPKEMQILKAVEPISMGAGVLPGNGEEESADSGEIMYMRAKFERVIGSRDSEAFYMMNPDSNAAPELSIYLLRV; encoded by the coding sequence ATGAAGACAATGATGGCAAAGAGTTTCCAAGACTTGTCCTCTAAGAGACAGTTCCACTGGACAGCTAAAGTCAGCAATGAAGAAGaacaacaagaacaagaacaagaacaagaagaagCAACATTAGAGAATCCATCTCCAAAGCACCCCTCAAACAGAAATGAAGAAGTGAAAACACCAACAGAGAATATAAAGGCACAATCTTTCAAGAACCCTGAAGTTTCAACCACCAAGTCATCCACTTTGAATACCATCCATGAAAACAAGACAGATGACATTCAATCTGCTTCAGCAACAAGGAGGAAGCTGCAAACTGTAGCAGTGGCCAGGCTAAAATCTGTCCTAACGGCGTTCGGGCGAAACAAGGGAAACTTGCAACAAGGCCTTGGAACCAGAGTTGTAGGCACACTTTTTGGACACAGGCGTGGACATGTACATTTTGCATTTCAAAAAGATTCCACCACACAGCCAGCTTTCTTAGTTGAGCTAGCCACACCTATAAGTGGATTAGTCCGAGAAATGGCGTCCGGGTTAGTCCGAATCGCATTGGAATGCGATAAGGAGGAAGAAAAAAAGGTTACTAGACTTATAGATGAGCCTATATGGAGGACTTACTGTAATGGTAAAAAATGTGGCTTTGCAACAAGAAGGGAAATTGGACCAAAAGAAATGCAGATTTTAAAAGCTGTTGAGCCAATATCAATGGGTGCTGGTGTTTTGCCTGGGAATGGAGAAGAAGAAAGTGCTGATTCTggggagattatgtatatgagGGCTAAGTTTGAAAGAGTTATTGGGTCTAGAGATTCAGAGGCATTTTACATGATGAATCCTGATAGCAATGCTGCTCCTGAACTTAGCATTTACTTGCTCAGAGTTTAA
- the LOC132632797 gene encoding uncharacterized protein LOC132632797 isoform X1, whose protein sequence is MLSHTLTLMRGYHAPFSIHKDDGTHLLCTTRIHSRVENGSLDALCFALVVCKHILTISTMNHHRPIASFRILPIVRSASLATALSKMDIVGKTKEDASLPKATMTKIIKEMLPPDVRVARDTQDLLIECCVEFINLISSESNEVCNREDKRTIAPEHVLKALEVLGFGEYIEEVYAAYEQHKLETVDTVRAGKWGNNVAEMTEEEALAAQQRMFAEARARMNGVVTVPLKQQDSEASMNGVVTVPPKQQDSEARMNGVVTVPPKQQDSEARMNGVVPVPPKQEDVEAKQKLDS, encoded by the exons ATGTTATCCCACACACTTACGCTCATGCGTGGTTACCACGCCCCATTTAGCATTCACAAAGATGATGGGACCCACCTCTTATGCACGACACGTATCCATTCGCGCGTGGAGAATGGGTCGTTGGATGCGCTTTGCTTTGCCCTAGTCGTCTGCAAACACATACTTACTATATCCACCATGAACCACCACCGTCCGATCGCCTCCTTTCGAATTCTTCCAATCGTCCGATCTGCCAGTTTAGCAACTGCTCTTTCTAAG ATGGATATAGTTGGTAAGACGAAGGAGGATGCTTCGCTTCCTAAAG CAACTATGACAAAGATTATTAAAGAAATGTTGCCCCCTGATGTTCGTGTTGCCCGAGATACTCAGGATCTTTtgattgaatgttgtgtag AGTTCATCAATCTTATCTCATCAGAATCAAATGAAGTTTGTAATAGAGAAGATAAACGAACAATAGCACCAGAACATGTACTCAAGGCTTTAGAG GTTCTTGGCTTTGGGGAATATATTGAAGAAGTTTATGCCGCATATGAACAACACAAGCTGGAGACTGTG GACACTGTGAGAGCTGGGAAGTGGGGCAATAATGTAGCTGAAATGACGGAAGAAGAAGCGTTAGCTGCACAACAGAGGATGTTTGCTGAAGCACGTGCGAGGATGAATGGAGTTGTTACAGTTCCACTCAAACAGCAAGACTCAGAAGCGAGTATGAATGGAGTTGTTACAGTTCCACCCAAACAGCAAGATTCAGAAGCGAGGATGAATGGAGTTGTTACAGTTCCACCCAAACAGCAAGATTCAGAAGCGAGGATGAATGGAGTTGTTCCAGTTCCGCCCAAACAGGAAGACGTAGAAGCGAAGCAAAAATTGGATAGCTAA